The Spiroplasma clarkii genome has a window encoding:
- a CDS encoding ABC transporter ATP-binding protein, translating to MIQISNLTKKYGDKEVLKELELKIEKGTSVAILGANGAGKTTLVEIIGGIQNKTSGEIIFSKNINERIGIQFQEGVWPPKTRALDLIKFFKGKKWKEDQYTMEIFEVFEIEKILKEDITKLSAGQKQRFNCFLAIINKPTLLILDELITGLDIKMQIKILNYINNLRKRDKITLLIISHIPDEIEQLCERIILLKDGKVVENKTTQEVIKQNGSVRKYMEEFFNNDKS from the coding sequence ATGATACAAATTAGCAATCTTACAAAAAAATATGGAGACAAAGAAGTTCTTAAAGAACTAGAGTTAAAAATTGAAAAAGGAACAAGTGTTGCAATTTTGGGTGCTAATGGTGCGGGAAAAACTACACTTGTAGAAATCATTGGAGGAATTCAGAACAAGACAAGTGGCGAAATTATTTTTTCAAAAAACATCAATGAACGGATAGGAATTCAATTTCAAGAAGGTGTTTGACCACCAAAAACAAGAGCTTTAGATTTAATTAAATTTTTTAAAGGCAAAAAATGAAAAGAAGACCAATACACAATGGAGATTTTTGAAGTTTTTGAAATTGAGAAAATTTTAAAAGAAGACATCACTAAGCTATCAGCAGGTCAAAAACAGAGATTTAATTGTTTTTTAGCAATAATTAATAAGCCAACACTTTTGATATTAGATGAGTTAATTACAGGGTTAGATATTAAGATGCAAATTAAAATCTTAAACTATATTAACAATTTACGAAAAAGGGATAAAATCACTCTTTTAATAATTTCACATATTCCAGATGAGATTGAGCAGCTTTGTGAAAGAATTATCTTGTTAAAAGATGGTAAAGTGGTTGAAAACAAAACAACCCAAGAAGTTATTAAGCAAAATGGATCTGTAAGAAAATACATGGAGGAATTTTTCAACAATGATAAAAGTTAA